Sequence from the Sphingomonas sp. SORGH_AS_0950 genome:
TGGAGTCCGTCACGTGATTAAACACCGTCGCCATACCACTCTCCCAAAGGGCCCGTCGGTGCGACACCCCGCACCGCGTCCCCGGGGCCGCCCCCTGATGGTCGAGAGCGCCTATAGTCGGTGCCACCGTCTGCCGCAAGCGACCGGCATTTCATCGAAGTTCGAATTTCTATAATAAAGTTGCAAACTTAACCCGAGATGCACGAAACCATCGATTGCAAAGGATTTTCCAGACCCGATCATCGAAAATACGGGCGCGATGCCACTGGGCGATCGGACGGCCGCGTGCGAGCCAACCGAGCGCCCAGGACCTGCTGCACGACATGCCCGCGAATCCCATAACTGAACGTGGCCGGGCATAAGAGGCTTGGAGCTTAAGCCTTTGTTGGTCACTATGATGACAGGATAAGGTGCAAAAGCCGTGCGGACGGTCGGGAGAACCGGATGCCGCCATATTGTGCCGTTTGAGGAATTGTGGATGTCAGTGCGAATGGCCTTGGCGAAGCTGACGGCATGTGCCGCCGGTGGCGCCGTGATCGGCGGCGGTGCCGTCCACATGGTCGAAAGTCCCAAGCGGCCGCCGCTGGTCAAGCAGACCAAGGTGAAGAAGCGGATCGTCCATCGCCGGCCCAAGGCGCCGCCGCGTCGCATCGTCACCCGCCGCACCGTCACCACCACCACGCCGCCGCCGACCATCGTGACCGTCACGACCCAGGCACCGCCGATCCCCATCCCCCTGCCCGATGCCGGTCCGGCGGTCACGTCCGGCGGCGGCTATGTCCCGGCGGTGATCGGCGGCTGGGGCGGCGGCGGCGGTTGGGGCGGCGGCTTTGGCGGCGGCTTCGGCTTTGGCGGGGGCTTTGGCGGCGGCGGATCGAGCGGCAACATCGTGATCTCGTCGACCAGCAGCGGCGGGTCGACCTCCACCTCCTCGGCCTCGGGCGGTTCGGGTGGCTCGGGCGGGTCCTCCTCGTCCACCTCCACCGGCGGGGTCAGCAGCACATCGTCGTCCGGGAACGTGTCCAGCACGTCCTCGTCGGGAAATGTCTCCAGCACCTCGTCGTCGGGCAACGTGTCCAGCACGTCGTCGAGCGGCAATGTCTCGTCGACCAGTTCCTCGTCGGGCAATGTCAGTTCGTCGACGTCGAGCGCATCGAGCGCGTCCTCGGCATCCTCTGCCTCGTCGGCATCGTCCGGGGGCTATGCGTCGAGCAGCAACGGCTGGTCCTCGAACGGTTCGTCGGCCAGCTCCGCTTCCTCGGCCTCGAGCGCATCGTCCGCGTCCAGCGCCTCGTCGGCCAGCAGCGCGTCATCGTCGGGCAACGGCAAGCCGCCCTATACGCCGGTGCCCGCGCCGCCGATGATCCTGCTCTTCGGCAGCGCGGCGGCGGCGCTGGTCATCCGGCGACGGCTGGCCGCCAAAGCGGGCTGAGCCGCGCCGCCGCCGGGGACGGTCGGTTACGCCTTTTGCAGCGCGGCCTCGATCTCCGGCACCCGATGGCCGGTCAGGTCCTTGGCCAGTTCGCCGACCAGCCGGTCGCTGACCTCCTTGTGATAATGTTTGCGCAGCTCGCCCAGCGTCTTGGGCGGCGCGACCACGATCAGCGATTCGAACTCATTGGCCAGCGCGCGGCGCTTCAGCATGTCGGCGGTCTCCGCCGCGAAGCGATCCTCCTCCTGCTGGTGATAGTCGGTTTCGCCCATCGACCCGCGCGAGGCGGCGAACTGTGCGCCCTGTCCCCCGCCACCGGCCTGGTTCGATCCGCCCTGCGCGATGGCGGGCGCGCCGGGGCCGCTCTGGGTCGAGGAGGCCGAGCCCGCGCGGTCGGTCTTCTGGTCGCGATCGGCGGGGTTGGGATGCTCCACGGCATGCTCGACCTTCAGATTGGGATATTCGGCATCCCCCTCGTTGCGGAAGAACAGGCTCTTGCGACCATCGACGACCAGTACGAAACTGTTATGCGGCACCTGCATCGCGTCTCTCCTTGATTGCGCAGCAAGGTTAACGCGGACGCATCGCCACGGGTTGCGTGACGGCGGAGCCGGGGCCATAGCCTCCGCCCCATGCACGACATTCGCCTGATCGGGGCCGACCCCGCCGCCTTTGACGCCGCACTCGCCAAGCGGGGCGCCGCCCCCCTGGCCGACTCGCTGATCGCGATCGACGAGCGCCGCCGCGCGATCATCGCCGAGGCGCAAGCCGCGCAGACCCGCCGCAACGACCTGTCCAAGCAGATCGGCCAGGCCAAGGCGGCGCGCGATGAGGCGCGCGCGCAAGCCCTGATGGACGAGGTAGCGGCGCTGAAGGCGAAGCTGCCCGAGCTGGAGGAGCAGGAGCGCGCCGTCGAGGCGGAGCTGAACACCGCGCTCGCCGCGATCCCCAACCTGCCCGCCGCCGACGTGCCGCAGGGCGCGGACGAGAATGACAATGCGCTGGTCCACCAGAAGGGCGAGCCCACCAGCTTCACCTTCGAGGCGCGCGAGCATGACGCGATCGCGCCCGCGCTGGGCATGGATTTCGAGACCGGCGTGGCGCTGTCGGGCGCACGCTTCACGCTGCTGCGCGGTCCCATGGCGCGGCTGTCGCGCGCGCTCGGCCAGTTCATGCTCGACCGGATGACCGAGCAGCACGGCTTCGAGCTGGTCCAGCCGCCGCTGCTGGTCCGCGACGAGGCGGCGTTCGGCACCGGCCAGCTGCCCAAATTCGCCGAGGACCTGTTCCGCACCACCGACGGCCGCTGGCTGATCCCCACCGCCGAGGTGTCGCTGACCAATATCGTGCGCGAGGCGATCCTGAGCGAAGCGGAGCTGCCGCTGCGCTTCACCGCGCTGACCCCGTGCTTCCGTTCGGAAGCGGGGGCGGCGGGGCGCGACACGCGCGGGCTGATCCGCCAGCACCAGTTCGACAAGGTCGAGATGGTGTCGATCACCACCCCCGACCAGTCGGATGCCGAGCATGAGCGGATGACGGCGGCGGCCGAGGGCGTGCTGGAGGCGCTGGGCCTGCCCTATCGCCGGATGCTGCTGTGCACCGGGGATATGGGCTTCTCGGCGGCGCGCACCTATGACCTGGAGGTCTGGCTGCCCGGACAGGCACGTTACCGCGAGATTTCGTCCTGCTCGACCTGCACCGATTTCCAGGCGCGGCGGATGATGGCGCGCTATCGCCCGACCGAGGGCAAGGGCACGCGCTTCGTCCACACGCTCAACGGCTCGGGGCTGGCGGTCGGCCGCACGCTGGTCGCGGTGATCGAGAATTACCAGCAGGCCGACGGCTCGGTCGTGGTGCCCGAAGCGCTGCGCCCCTATCTCGGCGGACAGGCGGTGCTGGAGCCGCGCTGATGCGCATCCTCCTGACCAACGACGACGGCTATCACGCGCCGGGGCTCGCCGCGCTGGAGCGGATCGCGGCGACCTTGTCCGACGATGTCTGGATCGTCGCGCCCGCCGAGGACCAGTCGGGGACCAGCCGCTCGCTGACCCTGACCCGGCCGATGCGGCTGCGCCAGTTCGGCGAGCGGCGTTTCGCGGTGACGGGGACGCCGACCGACTCGGTGCTGATGGCGCTGGGCGAGGTGATGGCGGATCATAAGCCCGACCTGATCCTGTCGGGGGTCAATCGCGGCGCCAATCTGGGCGAGGACGTGCTCTATTCCGGGACGGTCGCCGCCGCGATGGAGGGCGCGCTGGCGGGTATCCGCTCGATCGCGCTCAGCCAGCGCTATCCGCATCAGGGCACGGGCGATGCGGTGTCCTTCGCCACCGCCGAGGCCTGGGGCGAGCGGGTGCTCCGGCCACTGCTGACCCGTGATTTCGGGCCGCGCACGCTGGTCAACGTCAATTTCCCGCCGGTCGCGCCCGAGGCGGTGAAGGGCATCCGCGCCACCCGCCAGGGCCTGCGCGACTATGGCCGCGCCAGGCTGGAGCGGCGCAGCGATCCGCGCGGCTATGACTATTACTGGCTGGCGCTGGGCCGCCTGCCGCACCAGCCGGGGGACGATACCGATCTGGACGCGATCGCGGCCGATCATATCGCGGTCACGCCGCTTCATCTTGATCTGACGCATCAAACATCGCTTGCTATGCTCGACGCGGCATATCGCTGACACAGTGCCTGGGGGGAAACGGGGCGTGGATCGGAGTTTGAGACTATCGGGGGGCGTGGTCGGAATCGGCCTGTTATTGTCGGGCTGCATCCCGAACATGGAGCCGCCCGTCGGCCCCGCCCCACCCGTCGCCCAGCCAGCAGCCCAGCCCACCGCACCGCCCCCTTCCGTCGAGGCTCGCCCGCTGCCGCCGCGCCAGCCTGTTCCGGTCCGCCCGACCGCGACCGTGCCGCCCCATGCGACCGGCACGCGGCCGCCGATCCGGCGATCGGTGCCGGTCCGCCCGGCCCCTCGCCCACCTGTCGCATCAACGCCGGTCCGGCCCGTGCCGACCCCGGTGCAGGTGCAAGCGCACGCGCCGTCGCCGCCTGCCCCGCGTCCCAGCTGGGAACTCCATCCGGTCACGCCCGATGCACAGGTGATCGAGGGGTCGACCTATATCGTCAAGCCGGGCGACACGCTGCGCGTCGTGGGCGACCGGACCGGCGCGGGGACCGAGGCGATCGCGCGCGCCAACGGCCTGCCCCCGCCCTATGTGATCCGCACCGGCCAGAAGCTGATCATCCCCGCCGGGCGCTTCCACCTCGTCCGCCCCGGCGAAAGCGGCATCGCGATCGCGCGCGCTTACGGCGTGCCCTGGTCGCGGATCGTCGAGGCCAATGCCTTTGCCGAGCCCTATGTCCTGCGCGCCGGGCAGCGCATCCTGATCCCCGGCAATCCGGTCAGCGCGCCGCTCAGCAGCGCGGCCGAGCGTGCCGCCGCCTTCACCCTGGACGTCGACGACATCCTGACCGGCGGCGAGCCCGCGCTGGCAAGCAACCAGGCCCCTGCCCGGCCCAGCCCGACGCCGCGCCGCGTCCTGCCGCCGACCGCCGTGGTCGCGGCGCCCGCCCGGCTCAGCTCGGGCTTCGCCTGGCCGGTCGAGGGCCGCGTCGTCAAACGCTTCGGCGCGGGGCCCAGCGGCGAGCGCAATGACGGGATCAAGATCGCGGTGCCCGCCGGCACGCCGATCAAGGCGACGGCGGACGGCGTGGTCGCCTATGTCGGTGACGGCATCGCCGCGCTGGGCGGGCTGGTCATCGTCAAGCATGGCGGCGGCTGGACCAGCGTCTACGGCCATGCCTCCAAGCTGCTCGTCCAGCGCGGGCAGAGCGTGAAGCGCGGGCAGACGCTGGCGCTGTCGGGGCAGAGCGGCTTTGCCGAACGGCCCGAGCTGCATTTCGAGCTGCGGCGCGGGCGCACCCCGGTCGACCCGCTGAGCCAATTGCCCGGACGCTGACCCCTGTTATCCGAATCCTGAACGCTGCCTAACGGCCGGTTCAGGATTCGGAACGCCACGACCTGTCATAGGTTGAAAACGACATGGGGCCATTGCCCCCGGGAGTTGGCGTATGAAGAAGATGTTCCAGATGCTGGCCATGATGGGCCTGTCGGTGGCGGGTGTCGCGACCACGACCGCGCTGCCGCTTTCCAGCGCGCAGGCCCAATCCTGGCGCGATGACGGGCCGCGCCGGGATCGCGACCGCGACCGGGCCGAGTGGCGCCGCGACGATCGGCGGGACTGGCGGGACGACCGGCGCGGCGAACGACGTGGCTGGCGCGACGATCGCGGCTGGCGGGGCGACGACTGGCGCGGCCGTCGCGAGGCGCGCGTCCAGCGTGAGATGGACCGGGCCCGCCGCACCCCCGGCTATGTCGATCCGCGCTCGCAGGGCGACTATACCGATTATAACGGTCGCGGTTATCGCCCCTGCCGCTATGTCCGCCAGAATGGCCGGACGCTCTGTCGCTAAGCCCTTCGTCGGAGGGTGACGAATGCGGATCGGCGGTGTAACGAGCCAGCCCTATGGCATACACGTCCGATCTGCTTCGCACCCTGGATGAACGGGGTTACGTCCACCAGATGACCGATGCCGCCGCGCTGGACAAGCTGGCGGCGTCGGGGGTGGTGCCCGGCTATATCGGTTTCGACCCCACCGCGCCGTCGCTGCATGTGGGCAGCCTGGTGCAGATCATGCTGCTGCGCCGGATGCAGCAAACCGGGCACAAGCCGATCGTACTGATGGGCGGCGGCACCGGCAAGATCGGCGACCCCAGCTTCAAGGACGAGGCGCGCAAGCTGCTCGGCGAGGACGGGATCAAGGACAATGTCGCCTCGATCAAGCGCATCTTCGAACGCTTCCTGACCTTTGGTGACGGCCCCACCGATGCGGTGATGGTCGACAATGCCGACTGGCTCGACAGGCTGGAATACATCCCCTTCCTGCGCGAAGTGGGCCAGCATTTCTCGGTCAACCGGATGCTGTCGTTCGATTCCGTGAAGCTGCGCCTCGACCGCGAACAGTCGCTCAGCTTCCTAGAATTCAATTACATGATCCTCCAGGCCTATGACTTCCGCGAACTGGCGCAGCGTCATGGCTGCCGCCTTCAGATGGGCGGGTCGGACCAGTGGGGCAATATCGTCAACGGCATTGAACTCGCCCGCCGCATGGACGGGACCGAGGTGTTCGGCGTGACCACCCCGCTGATCACCACGGCGGACGGCGGCAAGATGGGCAAGACCATGGCCGGTGCGGTCTGGCTGCACGAGGACCAGCTGCCGCATTTCGATTACTGGCAATTCTGGCGCAACACCGACGACCGTGACGTGGGCCGCTTCCTGCGGCTGTTCACCGACCTGCCGCTGGACGAGATCGCGCGCCTGGAAAAGCTGGAAGGCGCGGAGATCAACGAGGCCAAGAAGATCCTCGCCAACGAGGCCACCGCCATGTGCCGGGGCCGCGCGGCGGCGGATGAAGCGGCCGAGACGGCGCGGCGGACCTTCGAGGAAGGCGCGGCGGGTGCCGCTCTGCCCAGCTTTGCGGTCGCGGGCGGATCGATCACCATCGTTGATGCGCTGATCGGGCTGGGCTTCGCCAAGTCCAAGGGCGAGGCACGCCGTCTGATCGCGGGCGGCGGCGCGCGCGTCGATGGCGAGAAGGTGGCGGACGAGAATGCCGTCATCGCGGTCGGGGCAGAGCCGGTGAAGCTGTCGTCGGGCAAGAAGAACCATGGGTTGTTGACGGCGGGGTGATTCCCTTGGCCTTCGACTTCGGCGCAAAGCGCCGAAGTTTATCCTGAGCGGCTGGCTTGCCAGCCAGCCGAAGGGCTCAGGCTGAACGGGGGTTGGCTTGTAAACCCCTCAACAAATCCGTTCCCCGGCGAAGGCCGGGGCCCAGTTTCTACGTCGCCGAAGAAGCGGGATAACGATGCGTGGGAGGCACTCTCCCTTCACCCCCAACGCCCGGCAACTGGACTCCGGCCTCCGCCGGGGTACGGCCGGTTCGATAGGCCAGACCCCTTACCCCCGCCGCACCACCACCGCCCCCGCAATCACCAGCGCGACACCGATGACCTTCCCCAAGGTCACCGGCTCCACCCGCACCCCGAACAGCCCGAAATGGTCGACGATCAGCGCGGCGACCAGCTGGCTGGCGATCGCCGCCGTCAACGCCACCGAAATCCCCAGCCTCGGCGCGGCATAGGCCAGCACCGCCACGAACCCCGCGCCATAGAAGCCGCCCAGCCACGCCCAGCCCGGCGCGCCCTTCAGCGCCGCCGGACTGGTCCGGTCCATCGCCACCCAGGCGACCGCCAGCACCAATGTCCCGATCAGGAACGAGGTCAGCGCGGCCAGCACGACCGACCCCGACACCTTGGCGAGTTCGGCATTGGTCGGCGGCTGGATGGCAAGGCCGATACCGGCGATCAGGACGAGAATAAGCGGAAAGACAGCAGCCATCCGCGCTCAACGCCAGCCAAGCCGCTTCGTTCAGCCCGAGCGCAACAGCGCCACGCCCGCATCCCGCTCGAACAGATAGAGCGCGGTCCGCGCCGCCTGGCCCCGCGGCGCCTCCAGCCCACCGTCGCGGTCGATCAGCAGCCGCGCATCGTCCTGCGCGCATTGCATCAGGTCGGCCATATTCTCAGGGGTCGCGAGGCGAAAAGCCATCTCCCCCGATTGCCGCGTGCCGAGCAGTTCGCCCGCCCCGCGCAACCGCAGATCCTCCTCGGCGATGCGGAAGCCGTCATTGGTCTCGCGCATCAACGCCAGCCGCGCCCGCGACGTCTCCGACAGATGCGAACCGCGCAGCAGCAGACAGCGCGACAGTCCCCCGCCCCGCCCGACACGCCCGCGCAGCTGGTGCAGCTGGGCCAGGCCGAAGCGATCGGCATGTTCGATCACGATCAGCGTGGCGTTGGGCACGTCCACCCCCACCTCGATCACCGTCGTCGCGACCAGCACGCCCAGCCGCCCGCCCGCGAACGCCTCCATCACGGCGTCCTTCTCGGCGGGCTTCATCTTGCCATGGACGAGGCCGACCCGCTCGCCGAACCGCGCGCGCAGACTCTCGGCGCGCATCTCGGCGGCGGCGAGGTCGGACTTCTCGCTTTCCTCGACCAGCGGGCAGACCCAGTAAGCCTGACCGCCATCGGACAGATGCCGGCCGAGCGCGTTGACCACCTCGTCCAGCCGGTCCTCGGACACCACCCGCGTCTCGATCGGCTGGCGACCGGGGGGCATCTCGTCCAGGCGGCTGACATCCATCTCGCCATAATTGGCCAGCGTCAGCGTGCGCGGGATCGGCGTCGCGGTCATCGCCAGCAGGTGCGGCGGCGCCTTGCCCTTGGCGGACAGCATCATCCGCTGCGCCACGCCGAAGCGATGCTGCTCGTCCACCACCACCAGCGCGAGGTCGCGGTAGGTCACGGTTTCCTGGAAGATGGCATGGGTGCCGACAAGGATGTCGATCTCCCCCGCTGCCAGCGCCATCAGCGTGGCCTCGCGCGCCTTGCCCTTGTCGCGGCCCGTGAGCACCGCGATCTCGACCGGCAGCCCGGCGAGCGTCTTGCGGAGCGTCTCATAATGCTGGCGCGCGAGGATTTCGGTCGGGGCCAGCATGGCGGCCTGTGCTCCGGCCTCGACCGCGATCAGCATCGCCATCGCGGCGACCAAAGTCTTGCCCGCGCCCACATCGCCCTGGAGCAGCCGCAGCATAGGCGCGTCCTGCGCCAGATCGCCCTCAATCTCGCGCACCGTCCGGCTCTGCGCGCCGGTCAGCGTATAGGGCAGCCTGAGCATGTCCCTTAAGCGCCCGTCACCGTTCAGCGCCCGACCGCGCCGCTTGCGGGTGTCTGCGCGCACCAGCGTCATGGCGAGTTGGTTGGCGAAGACCTCGTCATAGCCCAGCCGCTCGCGCGCCTTCGCATCGGCGGGGTCCGCGTGGATGCGGGCGAGCGCCTCCTTCCAGTCGGGCCAGCCGCGCTGCGCCTTCAGCCCCGGCTCGATCCATTCGGGCAGTTCGGGCGAACGCTCCACCGCCTGCGCCGCCAGCGCGCCCAGTCGCCGCGAGGTGATCCCCTCCGACAGCGGATAGATGGCCTCGCGCTCGCGAAACCCCTCGGCGCTGTCGCCCAGGTCGGGATGGACGATCTGCAAATCCTGGCCGTACAGGTCGAGACGCCCCGACACGACCTTGGTCTCGCCGATGGGAAGCAGTTTCTTCACCCAGCCCGAATTGCCGCCGAAATAGACCAGCGCGACGCTGTTCCCCGCCGCGTCCTCGGCGCGCACCCGTGTCGGCCCACGCGGGGAGGAGGAAACGCGGTGCTCCTTCACGGTCAGCGGGATGGCGATCACCCGCCCCGCGTCCGACACCATCAGTTCGTCGCGGGGAAAGCGGTCGATATGCCCGGTCGGCAAATGAAAGGCGACATCGACCACGCGCGCGATGCGCAGGCGTTCGAGCGGCTTGGCGAGGCCAGGCCCGACGCCTTTCAGCGACGTGACCTCGGCGAACAGCGGATTGAGGATATCGGGACGCATGACTAGATGGGTCTGTATAGCCTACCCGCCGCATGTCGCCAGAGCGTGCGGACAATCTCGTCCGATCGGAGCCCCATGGACCACGAAACCCGTATCAAGCGCCTCCGCTTCCGCGCATGGCATCGCGGCACCAAGGAAGCCGATCTGATGATCGGCGGCTTCTTCGACGCGCATCATGAGACGCTGAGCCCGGAAGAGCTCGACTGGTTCGAGGCGCTGCTGGAGGAACAGGATGTCGACATCATGGCCTGGGCCATCGGCACGCAAGCCTGTCCGCCCCAGTGGGACGGCCCGGTGATGCAACGGATGCGCGCGCTGAATTTCGTACCCATCGCCCGGTAAAACCGTCGCCCCAGCACAGGCTGGGGCCTTTGGCGGCTGTTGTCCCCTTGCCGCACGAGATCCCGGCCTTCGCCGGGATGACGGATGAAGGGGAAATTTCCCGCGACACGCGTTTGGCCCTTTGCTTTCCCCAGCTTCGGAACCCCATGCCCGATATCAAGACGATCCTGACCGCCAAGAGCCCGCTGACCCTGTCGGGCGTTCCAGCGGGGTTCCTGCCGGTGGTGCTGGCCGACCTGTCGCGCGCCGCAACGACCCGCGCGGTCTTCATCTGCGCCGACGAAGCGCAGATGCGCGAGCTGGCCTCGACCGCGCCCTATTTCGCGCCCGAGCTGGAAATCTTGCAGATCCCAGCCTGGGACTGTCTGCCCTATGACCGCGCCTCGCCGACCCTTCGCGTCATGGCGGAGCGGATCGCGGGGCTGCACCGGCTCCAGGCCAAGCCGAAGACGCCGCAGCTGGTGCTGACCACCGCCAATGCCGCGACCCAGCGCGTATTGACGCCGTTCCGCATCCGCCAGCTGGTCGCGCGCCTGGCTCCCGGCGAGCGGATCGGCCTGGAAAGGCTGTCCGCGCTGCTCCAGGCGAACGGCTATGTCCGGACCGAGACGGTCCACGACCAGGGCGAGTTCGCGGTGCGCGGCGGGCTGGTCGACCTGTTCCCCAGCGGCGAGGAACAGGCGCTGCGGCTCGACTTCTTCGGCGACGAGATCGAGAGCGTCCGCACCTTCGACCCCGCCGACCAGCGGACCACGGGGCGGATCGAGGGCTTCACCCTGCTCCCCGCGTCGGAAGCCTTGCTGGACGAGGAGTCGATCAAGCGGTTCCGCACCCGCTATCGCGAAACCTTCGGCGCGACCGCGACCGGCGACCCGCTCTATCAGGCGGTGTCCGAGGGGCGGCGCATGGCGGGGATGGAGCATTGGCTGCCGCTGTTCGAGGAGAAGCTGGCGACGCTGTTCGACCATCTCGGCGACGGCGCGGTCGTCGTGCGCGACAATGGCGTCGCGGCGGCGGCGAGCGGCCGGTTCGACGCGATCGCAGACTATTACGAGAACCGCAAACGCGCCGAAGCCGCGCAGCCGGGCAGCTTCCGGCCCCTGCCCGCCAAGGCGCTCTATCTGGCGCCCAAGGAATGGGAGGCGGGGCTGGAGGCGGCGACCGCACACCTCGTCTCGCCCTTCCACGAGCCCGAAAGCGCGACCGTCCTCGATTTCGAGGTGGACGGCGCGCGCGACTTCGCGCCCGAACGCGCGGCCCATGCCAATA
This genomic interval carries:
- a CDS encoding PEP-CTERM sorting domain-containing protein, which gives rise to MALAKLTACAAGGAVIGGGAVHMVESPKRPPLVKQTKVKKRIVHRRPKAPPRRIVTRRTVTTTTPPPTIVTVTTQAPPIPIPLPDAGPAVTSGGGYVPAVIGGWGGGGGWGGGFGGGFGFGGGFGGGGSSGNIVISSTSSGGSTSTSSASGGSGGSGGSSSSTSTGGVSSTSSSGNVSSTSSSGNVSSTSSSGNVSSTSSSGNVSSTSSSSGNVSSSTSSASSASSASSASSASSGGYASSSNGWSSNGSSASSASSASSASSASSASSASSASSSGNGKPPYTPVPAPPMILLFGSAAAALVIRRRLAAKAG
- the surE gene encoding 5'/3'-nucleotidase SurE — protein: MRILLTNDDGYHAPGLAALERIAATLSDDVWIVAPAEDQSGTSRSLTLTRPMRLRQFGERRFAVTGTPTDSVLMALGEVMADHKPDLILSGVNRGANLGEDVLYSGTVAAAMEGALAGIRSIALSQRYPHQGTGDAVSFATAEAWGERVLRPLLTRDFGPRTLVNVNFPPVAPEAVKGIRATRQGLRDYGRARLERRSDPRGYDYYWLALGRLPHQPGDDTDLDAIAADHIAVTPLHLDLTHQTSLAMLDAAYR
- a CDS encoding succinate dehydrogenase assembly factor 2 is translated as MDHETRIKRLRFRAWHRGTKEADLMIGGFFDAHHETLSPEELDWFEALLEEQDVDIMAWAIGTQACPPQWDGPVMQRMRALNFVPIAR
- the recG gene encoding ATP-dependent DNA helicase RecG, coding for MRPDILNPLFAEVTSLKGVGPGLAKPLERLRIARVVDVAFHLPTGHIDRFPRDELMVSDAGRVIAIPLTVKEHRVSSSPRGPTRVRAEDAAGNSVALVYFGGNSGWVKKLLPIGETKVVSGRLDLYGQDLQIVHPDLGDSAEGFREREAIYPLSEGITSRRLGALAAQAVERSPELPEWIEPGLKAQRGWPDWKEALARIHADPADAKARERLGYDEVFANQLAMTLVRADTRKRRGRALNGDGRLRDMLRLPYTLTGAQSRTVREIEGDLAQDAPMLRLLQGDVGAGKTLVAAMAMLIAVEAGAQAAMLAPTEILARQHYETLRKTLAGLPVEIAVLTGRDKGKAREATLMALAAGEIDILVGTHAIFQETVTYRDLALVVVDEQHRFGVAQRMMLSAKGKAPPHLLAMTATPIPRTLTLANYGEMDVSRLDEMPPGRQPIETRVVSEDRLDEVVNALGRHLSDGGQAYWVCPLVEESEKSDLAAAEMRAESLRARFGERVGLVHGKMKPAEKDAVMEAFAGGRLGVLVATTVIEVGVDVPNATLIVIEHADRFGLAQLHQLRGRVGRGGGLSRCLLLRGSHLSETSRARLALMRETNDGFRIAEEDLRLRGAGELLGTRQSGEMAFRLATPENMADLMQCAQDDARLLIDRDGGLEAPRGQAARTALYLFERDAGVALLRSG
- the serS gene encoding serine--tRNA ligase translates to MHDIRLIGADPAAFDAALAKRGAAPLADSLIAIDERRRAIIAEAQAAQTRRNDLSKQIGQAKAARDEARAQALMDEVAALKAKLPELEEQERAVEAELNTALAAIPNLPAADVPQGADENDNALVHQKGEPTSFTFEAREHDAIAPALGMDFETGVALSGARFTLLRGPMARLSRALGQFMLDRMTEQHGFELVQPPLLVRDEAAFGTGQLPKFAEDLFRTTDGRWLIPTAEVSLTNIVREAILSEAELPLRFTALTPCFRSEAGAAGRDTRGLIRQHQFDKVEMVSITTPDQSDAEHERMTAAAEGVLEALGLPYRRMLLCTGDMGFSAARTYDLEVWLPGQARYREISSCSTCTDFQARRMMARYRPTEGKGTRFVHTLNGSGLAVGRTLVAVIENYQQADGSVVVPEALRPYLGGQAVLEPR
- the tyrS gene encoding tyrosine--tRNA ligase, translated to MAYTSDLLRTLDERGYVHQMTDAAALDKLAASGVVPGYIGFDPTAPSLHVGSLVQIMLLRRMQQTGHKPIVLMGGGTGKIGDPSFKDEARKLLGEDGIKDNVASIKRIFERFLTFGDGPTDAVMVDNADWLDRLEYIPFLREVGQHFSVNRMLSFDSVKLRLDREQSLSFLEFNYMILQAYDFRELAQRHGCRLQMGGSDQWGNIVNGIELARRMDGTEVFGVTTPLITTADGGKMGKTMAGAVWLHEDQLPHFDYWQFWRNTDDRDVGRFLRLFTDLPLDEIARLEKLEGAEINEAKKILANEATAMCRGRAAADEAAETARRTFEEGAAGAALPSFAVAGGSITIVDALIGLGFAKSKGEARRLIAGGGARVDGEKVADENAVIAVGAEPVKLSSGKKNHGLLTAG
- a CDS encoding host attachment family protein; translated protein: MQVPHNSFVLVVDGRKSLFFRNEGDAEYPNLKVEHAVEHPNPADRDQKTDRAGSASSTQSGPGAPAIAQGGSNQAGGGGQGAQFAASRGSMGETDYHQQEEDRFAAETADMLKRRALANEFESLIVVAPPKTLGELRKHYHKEVSDRLVGELAKDLTGHRVPEIEAALQKA
- a CDS encoding DMT family transporter; the protein is MAAVFPLILVLIAGIGLAIQPPTNAELAKVSGSVVLAALTSFLIGTLVLAVAWVAMDRTSPAALKGAPGWAWLGGFYGAGFVAVLAYAAPRLGISVALTAAIASQLVAALIVDHFGLFGVRVEPVTLGKVIGVALVIAGAVVVRRG
- a CDS encoding M23 family metallopeptidase; protein product: MRLSGGVVGIGLLLSGCIPNMEPPVGPAPPVAQPAAQPTAPPPSVEARPLPPRQPVPVRPTATVPPHATGTRPPIRRSVPVRPAPRPPVASTPVRPVPTPVQVQAHAPSPPAPRPSWELHPVTPDAQVIEGSTYIVKPGDTLRVVGDRTGAGTEAIARANGLPPPYVIRTGQKLIIPAGRFHLVRPGESGIAIARAYGVPWSRIVEANAFAEPYVLRAGQRILIPGNPVSAPLSSAAERAAAFTLDVDDILTGGEPALASNQAPARPSPTPRRVLPPTAVVAAPARLSSGFAWPVEGRVVKRFGAGPSGERNDGIKIAVPAGTPIKATADGVVAYVGDGIAALGGLVIVKHGGGWTSVYGHASKLLVQRGQSVKRGQTLALSGQSGFAERPELHFELRRGRTPVDPLSQLPGR